The following DNA comes from Pongo pygmaeus isolate AG05252 chromosome 9, NHGRI_mPonPyg2-v2.0_pri, whole genome shotgun sequence.
GGCCACGGGCCTGTCTCATACCCACTGTCTTGTTCCCAGGGCCTCAAGCCATTGGCCTCAGGCTCCGTGGACGCCTATGTCAAAGCCAATCTGCTGCCAGGGGCCAGGCAAGGTGAGGGGAAGCCCCAGGCCCCCCACTGCTGCCCTCTGGTGGAACACCCAGGCTGGGGCACCCACTTGGCTCTGcttggctcctccccaccccGCAACGCCTAGGTCTCAGTTGCTGGGATGTGCAAATAGTGGGGGTGTCCTACCAGGGAGGTACGGTGGGGGGTTACAGGACGGTCTTAGCCCTAGGAGGCCCTGACCCACCCTGCTTGGGCCCTAGGCCAGCCAGCTTCGGACACGCACCGTTCGGGGCACGAGGGTACCTGTCTGGGAGGAGACACTCACCTATCACGGCTTCACCTGCCAGGATGCTGCCTGCAAGACCCTTAGGTGAGGATCCGGCCTGGGCCACCTGGGGGTGAAGCAGAGGGATGGGGCTGGCCTGGCCAGGTCTGACCTGGGCGGCCATCAGGCTGTGTGCGCGCGAGGACCCATGGCTGCGGCAATGGCAGCAGGCGCCTCAACTGGGGGAGCTGCGGGTGCCCCTGAGGAAGCTGGTGCCAAACCGAGCCAGGAGCTTCGACATCTGTCTGGAGAAGCGGAGACTGGTGAGTGGGGCTGGAGCACAGGGTGGGACTGCAGAGGCCAGGAACCTTGTGATGGGGGGAGCTAGAGGGGAGGAACAGGGAGGGGGACCTGGGCAGCATCTGGCCAGGATGACCGGGCTCTCTGCCCTTTCAGGCCAAGAGGCCCAAGAGCCTAGACACAGCCCGCAGCATGTCCCTCTATGAGGTGGGTAGGACAGCTGGGCTGAGCAGGTATGAGggggcaggcctggtggcaggggcATAGGGGACTTGGAGGAACCTGAGGCCAGCTCTCATAGGCCCCGTGAGCCCTCATTGTCACAGGGGACAGCCAGGTACCTAATGGCAAAGTGAGGGTGACTCCCTTGCCAGGGCGGCCCAGAGGAGCTGTGGGGCACTGGGACAAGCAGAGCCCTTGGGGGCGCAGCTGGGCAGAGACCTGCCTTGAGGCAGAGGCTGAAACTGGCGGCATTTGTCCATGGCCTGGGATgggaggctgggcgaggtggaaGAGAGGACAGATGGGTAGGGCTCCCCGGCTGGGGTCTGGCTTGAGGGGAGTGTGGGGGCCACTCCTGGGGCAGGCTGTCCTAGACAGGCCCTTGTCCGGAGACAGTGAGGGTGACTGCAGGGGTTTCTTTGATACCACTGGAGACCAAAGACCTAGTTAGAACCTCTGTGGTTGGTGGGggaggcagctgggaggctgagagcAGGGCCCCCTACCAGCTCCTCCCCGAAGTGCCGGGTGCCCTGCCCCCTGGTGGAGCCACAAGTTGCTGCAGCTGTCGATTAGCCCAAGTGACCAAGGTGGCATGGACAGGCCACTTCACCCAGCGCCAGCCCTGTGTACCCTCCGCCCCAGATCCCAAGCACGACAGCGCCTGGAGCATGGTGGGTGCTCACAGAGCACTCCCGCATTCCTGAGAACCGCCTGTGAGCAAGGTAGTGGGGCTTTCTGCAAATGGAAACCTACCCTGTGGGTGAGAGCAGTGCATCCTCCCCGGGCTTCCTCCCTGAGCCTGTTCAGAAGCACCAGGGCCCAGAGTGTGACAAACGACACTCAGCATCTGGTCCCCAGGGAAGTAGGGGGCGAAGACGGTGGGGTTTTGAAGAGATCTGCTTCTCCTTGGGAAGTGAACATCCTCTCAGAGCCGCTTGCCTACAGGGGTGGCTATGGGCACTGGATGGGAAGCCACTTAGGGAGCTACTGGCATGTCAGCCAGTTCGCTTCTCCTCCATGACAGACGTATCTGACTGGTCATGTGGTCAGCAAGCCTCGCCTTTGGTCAGGCCCTAGAGGGTACAGCTGACCCACAGGGCCACTTCCATGGCACTGGGCAAGTGGCTGTATTGGAAATGAAGTCGTTGCCCCCGATTTCTTTGGGGCCAGGTTGAGCTTTCCTGCCCAGAGCGCGGAGGCTAAAGGGGGTGGGCTTTGGGCTGGATGGGGGCTGACCTCAGCCTACACCTGCAGGAGGAGGTGGAGACAGAGGTGGCCTGGGAGGAACGTGGGCGCGTCCTGCTGTCGCTGTGCTACAGCTCTCAGTGGGGTGGCTTGCTGGTGGGTGTGCTGCGCTGCGCCCACCTGGCCCCCATGGATGCCAACGGTTACTCGGACCCCTTCGTGCGCCTGTGAGTGAACTGGGGTAGGCAGCAGGGAGGTGAGGACAAGACGGTGACTCCTCACCTCTCCAGGGCCACACCTAACCCGCCAATCTTCCCCGTTCAGTTTCCTGCATCCAAATGCAGGGAAGAAATCTAAATTCAAGACCAGTGTTCGCAGGAAGACCCTGAACCCCGAGTTCAATGAGGTGAGCCAGGGCCAGGCAGGTCCCAGCCAATCCTGGCCCTGACATGCTGAGCCACTACCCTACCGTGGCCTGCTTCTTAAGCTGTGGAAGAGCCGAGGCtgcctccttcctgcctctctgccCTTCTCCCTGCAGGAATTCTTTTACTCAGGCCCACGGGAGGAGCTGGCTCAGAAGACGCTGCTGGTGTCCGTGTGGGACTATGACTTAGGCACGGCTGATGACTTCATTGGTGAGTGGGAACATGAGAAGCTGGGGTGGGGGCCCAGTAGGCTCCTGGCGGTTCCTGACCCATCCCCCATGGCAGGCGGGGTGCAGCTGGGCAGCCATGCCAGTGGGGAGCGCCTGCGGCACTGGCTTGAGTGCCTGGGCCACAGTGACCACCGCCTGGAGCTGTGGCACCCGCTGGACAGCAAGCCTGTCCAGCTCAGCGACTAGCCCATGGGCCCTGCCTGCTGCCCCTCCACTACAGCTGCCTGAAACGTCCCCACAAAAATGGTGGAGGCTGGGGCTGCCTTacccatcatgcccagccccaagTCAGAGAGGCGTTTCCTCTCTCCCCGCTTTCACATTCACCCCACCCCAAATCATGGAGCCGAAATAAACATCTCCTTCAAGCCAGACGAGACCCTGTCCTTTCTCTGGCCATGGGCCAGACTGGACCCTgttctcccctcccacccttgAGGATCTTGTGCTGGGTAAAGGGTAAAGAGCACAGTCACAGCAGCTGCAGTGGGAGGGTGGGCAGCACTCGCTTTATTGTCCAGCATTCCAGACGGATAGACGCAGGACAGCAGGCCAGAGTGGTGGGCTAAGAGGCAGCCTGCTGGGCCTGATGCTGCTGGGCAAACCGCTGCATCCGCTCCTCGAGCTCCGGCCGAAAGTGGCGGATCAGACCCTGGGGTCGGTGGGGGGACCGTGTGAAACAGAGTCCAAAAATCCCCCAACACCCTGGGTCCTTGATGCCATCCACCCTCCGTGCTACGCAGAAGGGTGGTGAATACCTGCACAGGCCAGGCGGCCCCGTCACCCAGAGCACAAATCGTATGGCCTTCTATCTGCTTGCTGATCTCCCACAGGGAATCGATCTCGGCCGGCTGGGCGTCCCCCCTCACGAAACGTGCCATCACCTTGTTCATCCAGTCCACACCTGCAGCCACAGCCACAAGAGAGGGCCTGATGATCTCCCCAGCCAGGATGTGGGGCGGCGCTTGAGGGGTACAGGCCACGCGGTGGGGTGGAGGTTAAATGAAGCCACAGCGAGCAGACCCCCAACCTGCCCGATGCTCACCCTCACGACATGGGGTACACTGGCCACAGCTCTCGTGCTTATAGAACTCAATGAGGCGGGCGATGGCTTTCACGATGTCGGTCTGGGTGACGAGGGGCAATTAGCAGGCACCCACAGCCAGACAGAAGCCTGGGCCTCAGCCCCCtagcagcagcccctcccccagctccagaaGCTCTTCCCAGCCCACCCAGCGTTctggcctcctccagcctccctggGCCCCCTGTGCTGCCCAGACTCCGGGGTATTCTCCTCAGAGcagccttcctccctcctcttccacctTGCTTTATCTCAGGCTGCAGGAACTGAGACCTGAGTGCTGGCAAGAGGGTTTtctgggaggcccagggagggagaCAGCAACCAGGAGGGCAGGGACCAGGGCTGGTGTGTGAACCCTTACCGAGCGGTCCATGACGATCACCGCGGCTGTGCCCAGGCCTGTCTGTGCCTGCACCAGCGCGTCGAAGTCCATCAGCACCGTCTCACACACAGACTTGGGGATCAGTGGGGTAGACGAGCCGCCAGGGATCACAGCAAGGAGATTGTCCCAGCCGCCCGTGACACCCCCTGGGGCCCCAAGTCGGTCCCCAAAGGGATGCATGGTCAGGGCTGGGGCCGGCACACCTGCCTAGTCCTGAGCCCAGGCCCTTAGTCAGCCCCTAGACCCAGCCCCGTCTCCTGAGCCCTCCCGTCCAGGCTCTCTTCGTGGACACCTGCCCCTACTGTGCACCCACCCACCACCTGGCTGGCCCCAGGCCTTACCAGCATGCTTCTCAATCAGTTCTTTCAAGGGCACAGACATCTCCTCCTCCACAGTGCAAGGGTAGTTGACATGGCCAGAGATGTTGAATAGTTTGGTGCCTGAGTTGCGTTCTCTGCCAAAGCCAGCAAACCAGGTACCCCCACGGCGGCAGATTGTGGGGGACACTGCCACTGTCTCCACGTTGGCCACAGTTGTGGGGCAGCCAAACACTCCTTCAGGGAAATGGGAAGAGAACAGGTGGCTGCTAGGGGGTGGGGCAAGTTTCCTGGCAGGGAGGTGTGTCCCAGGGTCTGGCTCCCATGGCAGAGCCCCTGCTCTAATATCCCCTTATCATTCTTATCCCTGCTGGACCCCGAACTCCAGAGATGCCTCATTGCCttgttcaccaccatgcccttAGCCTCAGCACAGGCACTGTGAAGGTGGAGCCACAGAGCAGCACTGGTGGGGGGGGGGacggaggcaggaggagggacTGCAGGCGGCTCTGGGGGAGCCTGTGTGTTGCTGCCAGCCTACTCTCTATCTGGCCCCAGCCGGGAAGGCACTCAGAAATCCCTAAGAATAATCCAAAGGGAGCCTAGCCAGATCCTGGGTGTCACAGGACACAGTCTGACCCAGGGTTACACCAGGCCTTACCCACGTCTGCGGGGAAGGGAGGCTTCAGGCGGGGCTTGCCCTGCTTGCCCTCGATGGACTCGATGAGCGCTGTCTCCTCTCCACAGATGTAGGCCCCAGCCCCGCGCACCACAAACACGTCAAAATCATAGCCAGAGCCACAGGCATTCTTGCCAATCAGACCTGCCTCATAGGCCTCTCGGATGGCCACCTGCAGGACAAAGGTGTGAGTTTCCCagcccacccccagcccaggaGTCAGCCTATAATTTCAGGAGTCATGAAGCCCTTGAAGGCCTCCCATGGTGAAGCTCCTAATGCTCCTGGTATAAAAAATTTTTCTAGCTTAGTAAAACGAATTGGAAAACTTGACTATGATCTGGAACAGATAAGCAAGAAGGAATACGTAAGTAAGCTGCTTTGCtgccaggaaaataaaaatgaagtagcTATTATCAGGTCTCCTAACTACCCTAGTctgtgaggaaaaataaaagtctttataaaattaaaataaaaatgtaattgccTATATCCTTATTGCCttaacctattttatttttctatatttcctaCAGATATAAGTATAATTCATAGTTCCAAGCAATGAACATAATGTAATTTCTCCAAATAAGAATTGTTTATATTCACAATTATTCAGCTCTCTTGCTAAACACGTAGTTCCACTTAGGTTTTTTCTTCTTACTACttgttattataaaaaatactatatttttgaAGCAAAAAAATTTACACCAGCAGCATTAGGAGCCCTGGAAGGAGGCTTTGGGAGCCAAGTCCCATCTGGGATGCATGCAGGACTGGCCACCACTCCCCCAGTTCAACCACTGAGAGACCAGGTACTAACACCTCAGAACGACTGTGCtgggtgaggggtgtgtgagtgcACACTGAGCACCTTCTCATCTGTCCACGTCTCTCCCTGCCCACCTGCAGATTGGAGGCCTCATTGTAGAACTCCCCTCGGATGTAGATATAGGCGGCACGGGCGCCCATTGCCCGGCCCCCCACCAGGCAGCCTTCCACCAGCTTGTGAGGATCATGGCGTATGATCTCCCGGTCCTTGCAGGTGCCCGGCTCCCCCTCGTCTGCGTTCACCACCAGATACTTGGGCCTGCAGGGGCCCACAGGTCAGACAGGCTACAGGGCCACCAGGACTGGGTCTTCAACTCCatgccaccccactccacccaggGAGGCCTCAAAGATGTCTCCTCTGACAGCCAATCCTTCACTGCCCTCCCAACATGTCCCAGGGGCTCTGCTTGCCCACCACCAATGACAGGGAGCTCACTGCCTATTCTATCTTTGGGTAGCTATGACCACAAGAAAGGTCTTCATTCAGCTCATGCAAACATCTCTCCTTGTGTCTGCCCCTGAGAGCCAGATTCTACTCTTGGTGACAAAGAGCACTCCTCAAGCTCTACCATCAAAAGGAGGTAAAGCAGGTGACATCTATCATTTGCTTTATGTGCCAACCAGCGTACAGGCCAAAAGCTGTATGAACATTATCTCTTTAATCCTTGCATGATATCACCGTACCTGTTTACAAAAAGGAAGCTAAGGTTCACAAAGGCCGGGAAATTGCCCAAACCTCTATGATTAggaggcagagctaggatttggaCTAAGTCTGCCTGAGTCAAAATCATGTGTTGATTCTGCTACATAAGTCTCCCCTGTGGAAGTCCACAGAGTAAGTCCCATCCATTT
Coding sequences within:
- the NDUFV1 gene encoding NADH dehydrogenase [ubiquinone] flavoprotein 1, mitochondrial isoform X1; this translates as MLAARRLLGWSLPARVSVRFSGDTTAPKKTSFGSLKDEDRIFTNLYGRHDWRLKGALSRGDWYKTKEILLKGPDWILGEIKTSGLRGRGGAGFPTGLKWSFMNKPSDGRPKYLVVNADEGEPGTCKDREIIRHDPHKLVEGCLVGGRAMGARAAYIYIRGEFYNEASNLQVAIREAYEAGLIGKNACGSGYDFDVFVVRGAGAYICGEETALIESIEGKQGKPRLKPPFPADVGVFGCPTTVANVETVAVSPTICRRGGTWFAGFGRERNSGTKLFNISGHVNYPCTVEEEMSVPLKELIEKHAGGVTGGWDNLLAVIPGGSSTPLIPKSVCETVLMDFDALVQAQTGLGTAAVIVMDRSTDIVKAIARLIEFYKHESCGQCTPCREGVDWMNKVMARFVRGDAQPAEIDSLWEISKQIEGHTICALGDGAAWPVQGLIRHFRPELEERMQRFAQQHQAQQAAS
- the NDUFV1 gene encoding NADH dehydrogenase [ubiquinone] flavoprotein 1, mitochondrial isoform X2, which encodes MLAARRLLGWSLPARVSVRFSGDTTAPKKTSFGSLKDEDRIFTNLYGRHDWRLKGALSRGDWYKTKEILLKGPDWILGEIKTSGLRGRGGAGFPTGLKWSFMNKPSDGRPKYLVVNADEGEPGTCKDREIIRHDPHKLVEGCLVGGRAMGARAAYIYIRGEFYNEASNLQVAIREAYEAGLIGKNACGSGYDFDVFVVRGAGAYICGEETALIESIEGKQGKPRLKPPFPADVGVFGCPTTVANVETVAVSPTICRRGGTWFAGFGRERNSGTKLFNISGHVNYPCTVEEEMSVPLKELIEKHAGVDWMNKVMARFVRGDAQPAEIDSLWEISKQIEGHTICALGDGAAWPVQGLIRHFRPELEERMQRFAQQHQAQQAAS
- the LOC129007673 gene encoding double C2-like domain-containing protein gamma, which codes for MVKTSQDPLQGVTQKPKPSVTSGPPALQPSGLLTWEQGHMMVVPAWYQRCFFTPFPRPGAFPPAPVLRHFSESPHPRLGPMAGTAAAGGQPPRVSTREHMAVDVSPGPIRPIRLISHYFPHFYPFAEPALHPPDLRPAAASTIRSAPQLQPDPEPEGDSDDSTALGTLEFTLLFDADNSALRCMAHRAKVRMGVGVPGTEGWATGLSHTHCLVPRASSHWPQAPWTPMSKPICCQGPGKASQLRTRTVRGTRVPVWEETLTYHGFTCQDAACKTLRLCAREDPWLRQWQQAPQLGELRVPLRKLVPNRARSFDICLEKRRLAKRPKSLDTARSMSLYEEEVETEVAWEERGRVLLSLCYSSQWGGLLVGVLRCAHLAPMDANGYSDPFVRLFLHPNAGKKSKFKTSVRRKTLNPEFNEEFFYSGPREELAQKTLLVSVWDYDLGTADDFIGEWEHEKLGWGPSRLLAVPDPSPMAGGVQLGSHASGERLRHWLECLGHSDHRLELWHPLDSKPVQLSD